The genomic window ttctcgaaaaatttaactttttctgaacagctgtggatttttgattttttttttctacaaaaaattaaatttcttatgaatagttgtagatttaaaaaaaaaaataatattcacaaaCCAAGGTGTTGCATCCGCAGTGGTTATGTCGGAAGGTGCTTTTCCCAtcctcaaattaagaaaatttaatattggaattttatgaaaaaaaactccaatatttgatatttaattttagaaactttttgtaaataactgtcgatgtttggaattttttttaccaaagaattctatatttgaaatttaactttcgaaattttttccaaaaaatttaaaattttgtgaatagctatagatttttgaaattttttcccaaaaaatttaaaatatgaaatttaatttataaatttttgaccaaaaattcaaatatgaaatttaatttataaattttttccaaaaatattaatttctcaattttttttttcaaaaatttaatttttcatattgtttttctaaaaattaagcCCTCtttccccaaatataatcctgtggacgccccaggcctttgttggactcagagtataattgagtatatacatcggagtaatttctgcctataaATATGGAGTGGGAATAGTTTTTATTACCATCCTCTtaacattattcaaatagtCTGGCCAGATTACTATGTTAAAtttaggtttcttttatttttgagtacaggtaggtcatattttatacaactacattcaaaatattacattcgTTAATTCGAAGATAATTGTCAAGGTGTCCGCAGGGATTGGCTGGAGGAGCCCCCTCCGAATTAAGGAACGTTTACTTTTTActagcaaaatttaatttttgatttttttccaaattttttgatttttttccaaattttttttttaacagtttttttttgtgagtttttttgaaatttttttaaaatagaaaattttaattttttgtgattagatttaaaagaaaaaaaaaacaaatacaaaaaccaagcctccctcccataatataatcctgcggacaacCTTCAttgtaaattatgaaattggtAGGTGGTTTTAGAACTCTTAGTCCGAACATTTGCCTACAAAAAAGCTCAATATTTTGCAGCCTTTCATACATTGTTTGTGTGTGATTTAATACCTGTTTAGATTGACTTGAGACTTAACtcttaattgcaaaaattattaaattttcataccTCTTATagattcttaataattaataggtttGAAGATCACAGgccatgtgttttttttttttgtatgaggtACAGAATCAACATCATTCCAATagcaatatataattaatgtttcatCAATGTATACATACATCGAACTTAAAAGAGATGCCAAGGTCATTGATGGTTTTGTGAGGAGGAATAGACTTGTATCGTGTATAGTGTATACACATTGATCAGTTgtgatcaaataaatttattatggaaATGAATCCTTTATacgtatattatttttgtaggaatCTTCTGTATTAGAATTTGAATCCGGGAGGGAGGGATTCTTGTGACCCGTACCTGTCCATGAATTAGTAAGAATGAATCCGAGGTcgatcctcaatgttactccgAATACAAGGACTCAGACTTACAACTCTACAAAcaatcataattattacttcTTGTCTTTCACgcattagtatttattttacacttatggttctctcttcaagagtaaaatattaatgataacagcttttgaaaataggttgtaactacaaaaagactcttccattataatattttttaatctttgacTATTTATATCCTTGGttgcatataattatacatatgtatatacttctattgaaaattaattccGACATGAGAATGAAAGGATCCAtcgatcttttttctttttttctttcgtttttgATGATGGGTTCAAGttcactttttctttctttccttttttactcCCTGCCTGGAATAGAgtcatatattaatgtatacattttgtatatacGTAATAAATGAATTTGTGTGTGTGTTCCCTGGTGGATTCGACCTTCTGTAGTCAAAATATACGTATTATAatgtgtatatacataaaataataatatgctcTCTTTTGACATTAGACGTTTTGTAACCAAGGTAACTTATCCTTGAAAAGTTATCAAGTTATTAAATACTATGTACTATGTTTTATACATAaagttaattcttcaaaaaaaagaaaaaaaaattgttaaaaagcCAAtgggtatttttgaaatatataatgcatatattatatatttgtacaaacatATGTAGGTACAAGACCGTTTTACTACTCTCATTGCATACTTTCcttgtggaaaaatatttcaatgtcgTTTCTGCATATATCATCCGGAAAAATCTAAATCTTTGCATTACTTAATAAGCAATGAAGTATATTGGTCGGACGTtatgtgtatattataaatatgtatgtagatgcAATTCATCGAATGTTTGGCATTTGAGGCATGCTCAAAACTCGTTGGTGCGTTACTCATACACTGATAATGAAGGGGAACTCAAATTCATACGGTAGAGGtttattgaaaacaaaagtacaaatatgttgcgttattaaaatacaaataaatagtaaGTATGTATGACTTATGCCCGTCCgctcttttcttgattttcttttaCACATCAGCTGTCCGTAAATGAAATCGGTTAAGCTCATAGAGAcgagatgggattttttttggaagtttgGCAAAGCAAGGCAGTACTACATTAAAAGCTTCAGTCTGCAGCAATGAACTGCCAATGATTTCTACTAATATTTGGAGTGAACCAAGGGTCAATCACTTAACTTCATGTAGGGGGACGTgtatttttatggttaaaaatttaatggcaAAACCTAATAGACATTCTACAAtattagtacatttttatttcaacagtagcagaaaatatatgtgtagtcacgtgctacaattaatatatcttccacCACGACAATATTTTTGAACTCAAATAAAAGGGTATTTTTGAGGGGCGGATTCTAAGATATTcatcattacaaatatttataatattttattttaaattatgaaatgtaaacATCACAGTatcgtgtatattttttgaatatataataaaccaaaaatacgtttaaaaaactaaataataccactgcaattatttattgcatatatatatagcggaaaatttatgattttttataggtGCAATCCCATTTTgcatatgatttaatatatgaaatttttttatgaagtcttattacacaaattataaattaaaaagatttgataaagtgtttcaaaaattgtttgtaaaaatacttgtaaTGATGAATATCTTAGAATCAGCCCTTCAAAAACACATAGTAAATATGCTTAAaggcaaaattaattaatattattcagtaaaaaaaataaaatggcacACACAGAATACtgtctactataatattaatattattaatcaagtaATCATCATTCATCCTTCGATCCTCTGATTCTTTCTTAATTCTCTACTAAagatttaagttatatatattgtacatccttCGTCAAAAAGATGACTTTAAGAGGTAAAATTTTTGAtctaaactttactttttgtaattgactTGTAGAAAAAGATTAAAGGTAATATTTGTATCACTCTCAGATTGAAACACTTATTCTACacaagttttttaatcaaaaacatttttatttcagttcaaaaatgttgtcttggtggaagatatattaattgtagcactTGAGTTCAAGTAGATTTTCTGATgttgttcaaataaaaatgaagttatatagTACAATATAGTATTaggttttgccatttgatttttaaccataaaaaatacaaattcccctacatgaggttaagtgattgaccCTTGGTTCgctccagatattagtagaactcattgGAACAGCAGCTCGATGAGGGCATATCTTATTTTCAACGTCTGCTAAAGTGAAGAAGATGATTGCTCAACTTTTGAATACGTCATCAgatttgaatatactttttacaGTTGGTATAACAGATCTTAATTGACGAACTttatattctgtattttttcataaattatagttatacacttttactaaaatgttaaaatattgtgGTGCTTACGTTTTCTAGAGATTCTAGAGAGTTAAGATTGAATCTTAATCcccaattcaatttcaaatttcgtTTTCTTGCATAATAATAGGCAATATGAAAGTATAACatataattgttcctattagacaacctttgttttattcctccacATCTTTCCTCttctcatttctctcggtcattctggattccttggtttaaatagtttgtgtctcctcaacttcgtcaagacacaacactcAGGCTCCGAGATGAGTCCATGTCATGATGCCTTTAACCTAAGACGTCACCGGAACcgatataagtatattaaaatgaatgtatatatttaaaaatcatatgtgacgtcatttcTTTGAGCCCTCACTGTAAGGtggaatatattattcaaatttttgcgCACCTTGTCGCCTGTACGCATTATTTATCTATGGTTAAGTTATctcacggtgttacctcgctaacacataaataccctatgtattttgttgtgagctgtCGATTTCCTCCTCTCGCTTGATAGGCTATTTGGAAATCAAATTGATGCAAAACAAGGTGGCAGAAACAAATAATAGATATGAAATCACTAAGAAATAAACGTCAATCTTAATGCCATGACTATTTGTTTAGGATGATGatgatttctttaattttttagatttagaagatattaagtatatttttttttaatgttcaggGAATATTTCTCGTTCAATTTTGTTGGAAAACAAATACTtcaattgcaaatattataaagcaaaataaGCGTGTTGAGCTCCATAACGAATCACGGATCAGACAATGATCCCCCCGGCAGAAGAATAACGAAATTGTCCGACTAAACTCGTGAATAAATAGTTGATATCggttatctttttattatatttaatttttattattaaaacatatgatgaatatatatatatataaacatttcattataGTTGTTTGCTTGATCCTTTCTGTTCCATACTCTTTCTAACTCAAACTTGTATCATTTCTAAAGATAAATACTAAAGTTGCTGTTAAAATACAACGAGAGTGGAGAACATATTGATGTTCTTTTTGACATATTACACATAAATCCTTAGATGACAAAACAATTTTAACAGAACACTAATATTCTGTACTTTAGTCGTATCCCTCTTTCCCGAATTTAAGTTGTTTTAAAGATTTCCAGACTTCTAAGTTACCATGCCTTCGTGTCTTCCTGCTATCTTGTCCAAGTTGAGTCTGATTGATCATATAGTATCCAACTTCATAGCAATACATGGAGATGATTCTGTCACTTTACAGACTAAATGAAACATATATCACTTTACTATATGTATAGTCATATACTAAATTTCAAACCACAAAAACTGAATGAAATGTATGTTATTACGCTCAGAGGCCATAATTATCTCCTGATGAACTTAATATTAacatacaaatatgaaatatctatTCACATATGAATTGACCTCTTGCAAAGCATGTAATGCATCATTCTTATAATCCAAGTCACATAAAGATCCTTAGATGTCCATACCACATATTTTTCCAACTCGAAATTGTCATACTTTAGACTCCAATTCCTCATTGTGATGTATTCgtgtttccttcccccttgttctcttctcttattttcttgtatgtatatatatgtgtaaagtacagtcttttacctcgttttaagtataaatagtcgtgtattttatgtatgtatcagagtaggtttttgtattaataagaatataattgttcctattagacaacctttgttttattcctccacgtctttcctcttctcatttctctcggtcatcctggattccttggtttaaatagtatgtgtctcctcaacctcgtcaaaACACAACACTCATGCTCCGAGATGAGTCCATGTCATGATGCCTTTAACCTAAGACGTCACCGAAACcgatataagtatattaaaataaatgtatatatttaaaaatcatatgtaATGTCATTTCTTTGAGCCCTCACTGTAAGGtggaatatattattcaaacttttgcGCACCTTGTCGCCtgtatgcatttatttatctatggttAAGTTATctcacggtgttacctcgctaacacataaataccctatgtattttgttgtgagctgtCGATTTCCTCCTCTCGCTTGatacatcatggctatttcataatgtattctttttgagaaataaactaagtaataagttatggtccgtttccaaaagtacaggaatacaatttcttgtttatccctcgtcgtttatataatttatatattggacatttaattatttatatgaataaattttgactattatatagaaatacaaatttaaagccaatcacttttaaaagaatattactAATCCATATATTCtacaatatcgaataaaatactttttagattattttattacagggacgctttttaaaattgtcccatattttaaagacttctATTCCATAAATTAACTGTCTGAGAGTTTTGttgtttaatgtatatatttcctaaaatacatgtaaaaaaacattaaagtttCATACAAGTTGATAGGTGCAATAAGCGATGGGAGGATGGAATTGAGTCTGAGAGAAGGTTATTGAGTGGTACATTCAAAACTGTGATCATTCCAGGGCTTATGAAGGTTATCCGTCGGCAAAATCCACGAATATCCATACAAAAGCTAGCTAAGGATAACAATGTAAGCAGAACCACTATTACCAATATTGTGAAAGATGACATTGGGGTCAAATCTTACTAAATTCTTTTGTCAATGGGTGGCATTACAACCATAAAAGATGGAATCAAAGTTTTACTCAAGTGGCATGCAACATTAGAATGCTATAATGATTTATTGTGACGAACAATTATTTACTGTAAGTCGGATTTCAACAAGTAAAATGACAGGGTCTTggcaaatacatatttgattctAGCCAAAAATTTGgctacaaagtaaaaaaaaaaaatcaaagttaatcGTGGGTATGGGCGCTGTGGCTTCAAATAAAGGAAAGTCCCCTATATTCCGGATTTCTGATGTGgtacaaattaatcaaaaagtgtatttagactttttgaagacaaaaagcATTTCAACGTTAAGAAGTTTGCTTCATTCAGGATTCAGCTCCATCTGATGGTGTCCACTAAGTTCAAAACTTGTGTAATAAAATCCAGCATTTCTTTGTCTATGTGGCCTCCCTCTTCACCTGATTCAAATCTCCTTAGAGAATGTTGGAGAGGGAGGTCAATGCTTATCCTTCAAGAAATAAGGATGCTCTCATGACATCCCTTGAGaataaatggaacaaaattttgGATAATGTAGTATGTGCCAGTTTTAATGCAGGTTGGAAGAGATTGGTTGCTGTAAAAAAGGGCTAAAGTGCACATAACTACATACTAGACGATTTCGagtcttttttctatttctttgaggatgaaaggttgcgtgataatttaaaggtaacaacgtgctCTATGTTGGCGATATTTCaagaacattttaataaaacttaccTAGTGGAATGTTTTTTGACCTTTCACCCTATATTTAATTCTCTGAACAGTGAGGATGCATTTTTGACATACCGTTCAACatactttttgttaaaagaGGATTACTCCTGCAACTTTTCCGATATCTTTTAGATATTTGCAAGACTAAAGAAAGTAACTTGTCCGTTAAGTCCAGTTGTctctttaaaagtatttaaaaagatgtaattttcatttttaatttgtatatatattttttttttgtgtaagaaACGGTAGATAAAAATGCACGTTTAAAGTAAACCGTACGTACACGAAACATATTTGAAGTACAATTATATTCTCTtgattgaaatctgaacatttatatgtgtgttatttttcattcattaatttattctaaaaaaatccttagtaAATAGTAAGTCACTTTAGTTCcccaaaaatatagatatatatatataacgaaaaaaaaagaaaaaaaaaaaaaagacgaggtgtaaacataaattataattaattagtatgtttttcttttttgttgaagatcATGTAGGACTacgtcctttttttatttttaagattcctCAAAGAATTGGAAATTTAAAAGGAGGCTGattttttgaggaatttttaataaaaaaggactttATACCCAAAGAGTCATGATTATGAAAATGGAtctgtaattaattaactatttgatgggacatcaaatattaataatagtaattatgataataacaaAATCAGGATGATAATGATATTcgataattcattaattaattgaagtTATTTCTGCCAAAATATAACGATTCTTTTATCcatatcacaaatatatttatttcgccaattgtatttgatttgaagtaaaaaaaaatggtacgaCAGTGTGGTGAGAAATCTGTCCTCTTATGCCTTGCCGCATAGTCTGTCAAGGAAGGGGGTATAAGGGAAGAAACCATCTTCATCCTCAGCATCACAGAGTTCAGCCAAAACAGCAGCAGTGTCTTCCTTAGGGACTTCATCACCTGTTGAAAGGGAGAAAGACAGATAAATGATAGTAGAGGTTGGGCtcgtatttatttatgcatttagTGTTATCCATCCTTACCCAAGTTGGAGATAACGTTTTCTAACTCAGCCAACATCATGGTTCCGTTCTCGTTCTTGTCGTACAATTTGCAGAGCTCAACGTAGTCGTGATAGGTTCCACAGTTGTCAGGAGTCTTGTGGGCTTCATTGATGAGTTTGACAACTTCATCAAATTTGCAATACTTCTTCTCCTTCTCGTCCTGCCAGCCTAATCCGACCATGATTTTCTTGGTGATGTTGAGTCCAAGGGCGTACATGATGTCACCCAAGTAGAACATGTCCAATTCACCTTTACCATCCCAATCGTAGATGTCACAGATTTTCAAAACCTCTGAATGGGggtaatttgttatttatacttatttattcataatttgagtaattagctattaaaaaaagttcgtTTCActtcccccctccctcccccctccctccttagagaagatttaaaaaaagtatttaaataatttttctggcaaaagatttgcttttttttttgctttccccttcattttgaatgaaatcatgtttctttcttttttaatttcaatttctgaACTTTATTTTTAGGATTTCTTCAAATACTTATGATCTATGATTTTTTGCCCTTACCGTCAGAATCaacctaaaaataaagaaaaaaacaaaacatgaaatatattagtaaataatatagaaacaaatatttctttacaaattcttttaatgtaaaataattcacttattttccacaaattttcttattaataatttcatagtgcCATGCTATGAAATGATATATAATCACAAAATTCACTAAAGTCCACAAAATTCTTACCATGatgaattttttatgtaatttaacaCACTCTAAATATATAGGAACAAATCACAATAGCTTGGATGACCACAGCCTCTCGTCTTGACGTATCGGAGTTAGATGCCGAAGTAAAGAAGCGGAATTCAAGTCCCTCACCATTTATACTAGATAGATGGCGCAATTGTCGGATTCTTATTACAATAGGAGGGCGAGCtttgtttcttttctcttttttggaaGGGTATTGTGAATtacatagctattcaaaaacaGGGTTTCAGCCACACACAATAGACAGAGGCTGGCTTTTGTTCCACCTATGACTTTCTCCTTTATTTTCTTGGCCTGGTGCTGGtgaaaaggagaagaaaattgAGCGAGGGGGAGTTGTGTTTAGTCCTTGCTTCTATTTCAAGAATCTTATTATTTTCCCtttctattattttctaacGTCTCTTTGATATCATAGCTAAAATACTGCCGCCTTTCTATCTTGAGTATGAACAGCAATGATGACCTGAAATGTCTATAGGTGTTGTAACAACAACTTCTTGATCACTATgcttcaatacaaaaatataataaggaaTTTGAGTCCTTGGGAGTGACTAAAAAGAAACTCTAGAGAGCAAAGGAATGGATTGTCAATCTCgggtttgttaaaaatatatttacaaaactcatatacatataaaaatggatttctcTTTTTAAACACAAGATTACACTTCTTTGAACGACTGCCAAgacataaacatacatattattttgacatgAGTCAtaaggagtatttttttttttttgaatatatgggTCGATcggattgatattttttctctctttcaaacgaagaaattgaaaatgaatgtACAATCTATGTTCCCTATTCGTTCCGccattttgaaatgttattttgataatgatttGAAAAGGACTGAGTGAATATCGAAATGGACAAAGTGTcctgaatttttataaaatcgaAAAATCACGCAACCTCTCCTATGTACTTGGAAGGGAAAACTCTCCTGAAATGGagattatggaaaataaaaacataattacttaattagaaattaaatattactcagTATTATCACTCATACAC from Lepeophtheirus salmonis chromosome 1, UVic_Lsal_1.4, whole genome shotgun sequence includes these protein-coding regions:
- the LOC121114535 gene encoding myosin light chain 1 → MVDSDEVLKICDIYDWDGKGELDMFYLGDIMYALGLNITKKIMVGLGWQDEKEKKYCKFDEVVKLINEAHKTPDNCGTYHDYVELCKLYDKNENGTMMLAELENVISNLGDEVPKEDTAAVLAELCDAEDEDGFFPYTPFLDRLCGKA